AAGTGAAGCATCCTGCCGCATCGGAACGGGGGTATTGCGCTCTGCACAGTGTGGGAAGGGGTTCTTTCGCTGGCAAGAGCTGTTCCGGTGTACGTTGATGTACCATGCGAGGAAAGGTGGAAAGGAGGTCCCGTGTGCGTAGTGTAAAGGCTTCTGAGATTCAGAAAAAAGTGACGGAAATGGTGTGTCATAGCGCCGTAACGCTCCCGGATGATGTGAAAGCTGCGTTTCGGGAGAAACTTGAATATGAGGAAAAACCCGCTGCACGTGAGATTTTCCGGCAGCTTTTGGAAAATTCTCAGCGAGCAGAAAATTCTGGTGTTCCTCTGTGTCAGGACTGTGGTCTGGCTATATTTTTTGTTGAAATTGGCGAAGAGGTACAGGTCGAAGGCAGCCTGAAACAGGCCATAGAAGATGGCATGATTCAGGGCTATGCCAAGGCGCTTTTGCGCAAATCGTCCTGCGATCCACTTACTCGGGAAAACAGGGGAGATAATTCTCCCGCAATTATTCATTTTGACTTTGTTCCCGGCGATTCACTCAAGATTTCGTTTATGGCGAAGGGTGGTGGTTCCGAGAATATGTCGCGAGTGACCATGCTGACCCCTGCACAGGGCTGGCCCGGCATTCGCGAATATGTGCTCAGGCGTGTGGCAGAAGCTGGTCCTAATCCGTGCCCACCCATAATGCTCGGCATAGGCATTGGTGGCACTTTTGAAAAAGCTCCGATCATGGCGAAGCATGCCTTGCTTCGGGGACTGAATGACCAGCACCCGGACGAGCGGCTTGCTGCGCTCGAAAAGGAGCTTCTGGATGATGTAAACAAGCTTGGCATCGGCCCAATGGGACTCGGTGGCAAAACCACATGCCTCGCGGTAAAAATCGAGATGGCTCCGTGTCACATTGCCAGCCTGCCGCTGGCAGTGAATGTTCAGTGTCATTCTATCCGGCATGAGGAGGTAACGATCTAATGGCAGAATATCATTTGACGACTCCACTCACGGATAACGATAT
This genomic stretch from Desulfobaculum bizertense DSM 18034 harbors:
- a CDS encoding fumarate hydratase, translated to MRSVKASEIQKKVTEMVCHSAVTLPDDVKAAFREKLEYEEKPAAREIFRQLLENSQRAENSGVPLCQDCGLAIFFVEIGEEVQVEGSLKQAIEDGMIQGYAKALLRKSSCDPLTRENRGDNSPAIIHFDFVPGDSLKISFMAKGGGSENMSRVTMLTPAQGWPGIREYVLRRVAEAGPNPCPPIMLGIGIGGTFEKAPIMAKHALLRGLNDQHPDERLAALEKELLDDVNKLGIGPMGLGGKTTCLAVKIEMAPCHIASLPLAVNVQCHSIRHEEVTI